One segment of Solanum lycopersicum chromosome 1, SLM_r2.1 DNA contains the following:
- the LOC138348257 gene encoding uncharacterized protein: MENILKTLTTLCTKVDSMGLRIQKLEQKEESTTQQHDYKNAELRRSADEKQPELKGDVGKLLKTHDITDAAGTSKKAMEKPTPKNINLNSIFTKPFTPKIQTVDASTPQTSTYATSLHKEKKTYNHISRTYIENLYKIQNFLNQKPKSTTTLEKIQDYLTQKLQGSNKLIAQSKTNPNLVKTCYNYGLLNTVYTYTGEEIRGIPEVHKAFLIYKKITKGNLFFIRFYKAPAEILYDEIKPMIQIVKIGLTREMIIPEDIGQQPEIIRVEIPSFYANKRIIGLSTIIQELANNYLQGNAIWSYYSRDHLVIYANSKEIRQADMEEVQKRILTLLKLEATPTTRAIKQGFISEELMTRYCKLVGHNYPDHICSKCNQGDDIIPEVQLE, translated from the coding sequence atggaaaacatactcaaaaccctaactacactttgtacaaaagtggacagtatgggcttgagaattcaaaagctagaacaaaaggaagaatctacaactcagcagcatgactataaaaatgcggagctacgtcgttcggcagaTGAAAAACAACCAGAGCTaaaaggagacgttgggaaactccttAAAACCCATGACATTACTGATGCTGCAGGTACAAGCAAAAAAGCTATGGAGAAACCTACACCAAAAAACATAAACCTAAATAGCATATTTACCAAACCATTTACTCCAAAGATACAGACAGTAGATGCTTCAACACCACAAACATCTACCTATGCAACTAGCCtgcataaagagaagaaaacatacAACCATATATCCCgaacatatattgaaaacctatacaaaatacaaaattttttaaatcaaaaacccaaatctACCACAACATTAGAAAAAATCCAAGACTACCTAACCCAAAAACTACAAGGCTCTAACAAGTTAATTGCACAATCAAAAACTAATCCAAACCTAGTTAAAACTTGTTATAACTATGGATTATTAAATACAGTCTATACATATACAGGTGAAGAGATAAGAGGAATCCCAGAGGTCCATAaagcatttttaatatataaaaagataacaaaaggaaacttatttttcataagatTCTACAAAGCACCAGCAGAGATACTCTATGATGAAATAAAGCCAATGATCCAGATAGTCAAAATTGGGCTAACACGAGAAATGATAATCCCAGAAGATATAGGCCAACAGCCAGAGATAATAAGAGTTGAGATACCCAGTTTCTATGCCAATAAAAGGATAATTGGATTATCAACTATTATACAAGAGCTAGCAAATAACTATCTACAAGGCAACGCCATATGGAGCTACTATTCGAGAGACCACTTAGTGATATATGCCAATTCGAAAGAAATAAGACAAGCAGATATGGAAGAAGTCCAAAAAAGGATTTTGACCCTGTTAAAACTAGAAGCTACGCCAACAACTAGAGCAATAAAGCAAGGATTCATATCCGAAGAACTAATGACGAGATATTGCAAGCTAGTCGGACACAATTACCCAGACCATATATGTTCCAAGTGCAACCAAGGTGATGACATAATTCCAGAAGTACAACTGGAGTAA